CATCGAATTCGCGATCATTCCCGAGCTGACCACGGGCGTGCGCTCGGTCACCGCCGGACAGAACGATCTGATCTATCAACTGCCGCCGCGGCAGAAGGTGGTCGTGGAACGCTCGAACAACCTCAAGATATTCAACGGCCCGACGCTCTACGTCTTCCAGATCTTCCTGAACTGGGCAAAGCCGCCGTTCGACGACATCAGGGTGCGCAAGGCGTTCAATCTGGCCATCGATCGCGAATCCTTCGTCAAGGCGGCGCTCGCGGGCCTTGCTGAGCCGGCCTACATGAACCTGCCGAAATCGCATTGGGCCTACGACAAATCGGTCGCCGCGCTCACGCCTTACGATCCCGATCGGGCGCGCAAGCTGCTCGCCGAAGCGGGCTTCAAGGAAGGGACGATGATCGAATTCGTCGGCTATCCGGACCAGGACTCGGTTCAGCGCCAGGAAATCCTGATCGAGCAGTTGCGCAAAGTGGGCATCGGCGTGCGCTTCCTCAATGCACCGATCGCGGAAGCTTCGGCGGCGTTTTTTGGCGCCGAGAAACGGGGCTCCGGGCTGCTCGCGGCCTGGACCGGACGGCCGGATCCGAGCCTGACCTACTCGTTGATGTTCACCAAGGACGCCTATTACAACGGCGGCAGGGGGGCGGTGCCAGCGGAACTGGAAGCCGCAATCAAGGAGTCGCGCGCCTCCGAAGACATCCAGATCCGCAGCAAGGCATTCGCGACCGTGCAGCGGCTCGTGATGGAGAACGCCTTCGTCGTGCCGCTCGCCTTCCAGTTCGAACTGGTCGCGATGAACAAGAAGGTGCAAGGCTACAGGCCGAACCTGCTCGGCAAGCCGAAATACGACGACGTCTGGCTGGAGAGCTAGGAGGATGGCGCGACGAAGTCCGGCAAAGGTGATCGGCAGCCGCCTGTTGCAGGCGCTGCCGGTGATCCTGCTCGCGACTTTCATGGTGTTTTCGCTGCTCAAGCTGGTGCCCGGCGACATCGCGGTGACGCTGGCGGGCGACAACGCTTCCGACGTCCGCATCGCCGAGATCAGAAAGATATACGGTCTCGACCGGCCGTTCATGGTGCAGTACGGCTCGTGGCTCGGAAACGCCGTCCAGGGCGACCTCTCGCAATCGCTGCTGACGGGGGAGAAGGTTGCGGTTTCGATCTCCCGGGCCTTTCCCAACACGCTGCTGATCGTAGCTATCGCGCTATTGCTGGCGCTCCTGACCGGAATCCCGATGGGCATCGTGGCGGCGATCAAGCCCAACGGCTGGGTCGACAAGCTGGTCAGCATGGTCGCTTCGCTCGGTGTGGCGATCCCCGGCTTCTGGCTCGCCATGATCCTGGTTGCCGAAATCTCACTGAGACTGAACTGGCTGCCGGCCACGGGAGCGAAATCCTTCGCGGTATCGCCGTGGGAGGCGATCCGGCATGCACTGCTGCCCGGCATAGCCATCGCAGCTTACGGCATGGCGGAGGTGGCGCGGCAGTTGCGCGGCTCGCTGCTGGAGGTGTTGTCGTCGCAATATGTGCGGACGTTGCACGCCAAGGGACTCTCGATGGCCAGAATTCTCTGGCAGCACGGTCTCAAGAACGTCAGCGTCAATCTGTTCACCATCATCAGCCTGCTGGTCAATCGCATGCTGGCGGCGACCGTGGTCATCGAAGCCGTGTTCGCCATTCCCGGCCTGGGAAGTTTGATCGTCCGCGGCGCCATTCAGCGCGATTTCCCGATCGTGCAGGGCGTGGTGTTCACCATGGTGATCGTCGTCATTCTGGTCAACCTGATCGCCGATCTCCTGTGCGCGGCGGTCGACCCAAGGATCGAGCAATGAGCGACCTTGTGCTCCGAGGCCAGCCCCGCCCGGCGACAGTGACGCCCCTGCGCCGCTTCTTCAGCTGGCTGGCCTCGGATCTGCGGGCGGCGCTGGCGATCGTCGTCCTGCTCGGACTCGTCATCGTCGCGGTCGGCGCGCCGTGGATCGCGCCCTATTCGCCGACCGCGCAGGACATCAACAACATGCTGGCGGCACCCGGTCCAGGCCATCTGCTCGGCACCGACGATCTCGGCCGCGACATCTTCAGCCGGCTGATCTACGGCGCGCCGGCCACCGTGTATGCGAGCCTGCTCGCCGTCAGCGTCGCCGTCGCCATCGGGTTGCCGGTTGGATTGGCCGCTGGTTTCTTCGGCGGCTGGACCGATGATATCATCAGCCGCGTGATCGATACCTTTCTTTCGTTTCCCGCCATCGTGCTGGCGATCGCGGTGACCGGCGCGCTGGGCATCGGGCTCACCAATGGAATGATCGCTGTCGGCATCGTGATGTTTCCGGCGCTGGCGCGGATCGTACGGGCGCGCACGCTGATCGTGCGCCAGGAACTCTATGTCGATGCGTCGCGCTGCTTCGGCGCGCCGGCCTGGCACATCCTGTGGAAGCACGTGTTGCCGAATTCGCTGCAGCCGGTCATCGTCCAGGTGACCCTGCTGTTGGCCGCCGCACTGCTTGCGGAAGCAAGCCTCAGCTTCCTCGGTCTCGGCATCCAGCCGCCGAACCCGAGCTGGGGCGCCATGCTGGCCCGCGCCTATCAATACATGGAGATCGCCCCGGAGCAGATGTATGCGCCCGGATTGGCCATCCTCGTCATTTCGCTGGCGTTCAACGCGCTGGGCGAGTCCTTGCGCATCGTACTCGATCCCACCATGAAGGATCGCTGAGCTTCAACCGGAAACATTCATGCCCTTCCATAGACTTCTGATCGCCAATCGCGGCGAAATCGCCATTCGTATCGCCCGTGCCGCCGGTGAAACCGGCCTTGCCACCGTCGCCATCTACCCATCGGATGACGCGCTGTCGCTGCACGTCCGGGCCGCCGACGAAGCCCACGAAATTCCGGGGCGGGGCGCGCGCGCCTATCTCGATGTCGAAGCGGTGATCGCGGCTGCGAAGGCTGCGAATTGCGACGCGTTGCACCCCGGCTATGGTTTTCTCAGCGAGAATTCGTTGCTGGCGCGCCGTTGCGCAGAGCAGGGGATCGTTTTCGTCGGGCCTTCCCCCGAAGCGCTCGATTTGTTCGGCGACAAGATCGAGGCCAAGCGGCTCGCCAGGCGCTGCGGCCTGCCCGTGATCGAAGGCACCACCGGCCCGACCACGCTGGAGGAGGCCAAGGCTTTCTTCGCCTCGCTCGGGGCCGGTGCGGCGATCATGATCAAGGCGGTGGCCGGCGGCGGCGGCCGCGGCATGCGGTTCGTCGAGGACGCCGCAAAGCTGGAGGAGGCCTATGCGCGTTGCCAATCCGAGGCGAAGGCCGCCTTCGGAAATTCCAACGTCTATGTCGAGCGCCTGATCCGCAAGGCGCGCCACATCGAGGTGCAGATCATCGGCGATCACTACGGGGCGATAAGCCATTTGTGGGAACGTGAGTGCACGGTCCAGCGGCGGAACCAGAAGCTGATCGAGGTCGCACCGAGCCCCTCGCTGAGCGATGGCTTGCGTACCCGCATCATCGATGCGGCAAAGGCGCTTGCAGCCGCAGCGCATTACGACAATCTCGGCACCTTCGAATTCCTGGTTGATGGCGAGACAACCGTCGGCGATCCGGCGTTCGCCTTCATCGAGGCCAATCCGCGGCTCCAGGTCGAGCATACCGTGACCGAAGAGGTGCTGGGTGTCGATCTCGTGAAGTCGCAGCTCGCGGTCGCCGCCGGCGCTACCCTGGCCTCGCTCGGCCTGGCGCAATCGGCCGTTCCGGCGCCACGCGGCTTTGCCATGCAGCTCCGCATCAACATGGAAGTTATGGACGAGAAGGGTGCGACGAAGCCGACCGGCGGTACGCTGGCGGTGTTCGATCCGCCTTCCGGCCCGGGCGTGCGCGTCGATACTTTTGGGTATGCCGGGTACAAGACCAGTGCAGCCTTCGACTCTTTGCTGGCCAAGGTGATCGTTCATTCGCCGGCCGCAAGCTGGCCCGATGTGGTGCAGAAGGCAGCGCGCGCCTTGCGCGAATTCCGCATAGGAGGTGTCGCCACCAACATCCCGTTCATCCAGGCGGTGCTGGCGCATCCGGATTTCGCCGCCAACCGCATTGCCACCGACTTCATCGATACCCATGTCGCCGCGCTGGTCTCCGCCACAACGGAAATCGCACGGCCGCTGTTCTTCGCTGCCGGGGAAGCGGCTCCATCTCGCAAGGTCGAAGAGCCCGCCGCCGGTCCGGCCGGATCGGTGCCGGTGGCGGCGCCCCTGCAAGGCACCATCGTCGCCATCGAGGTCTCGGAAGGGGATCTGGTGCGCCCGGGGCAGCAGATCGCCATCCTCGAATCGATGAAGATGGAGCACCTGGTCGCGGCTCCGCACGGCGGCAAGGTCACGAAGATTGGCGCCGCAAGCGGCGCGACGCTGATGCACGGCGAGACCATCCTGTTTCTCGAGCCGGCCGAGATCGAGGGCGGCGAGGTTGAAGAAGAAGCCGCCATCGATCTCGATCATATCCGCCCCGATCTTGCCGATCTCATCGCCCGCCACGCGATCACGCTCGACGAGAACCGTCCAGCCGCAGTCGAGCGCCGGCGCAAGACCAATCAGCGCACCGCGCGGGAAAATATCTCGCAACTGGTCGATGAGGGCTCGTTCGTCGAATACGGATCGCTGGCGATCGCCGCCCAGCGCCGCCGGCGCAAGCTCGATGACCTCATCAGGAACACGCCGGCCGATGGCCTGATCGCGGGCGTTGCCACCGTGAACGCGGACAAGTTCGGCGTTCAAGGTGCCCGCTGCATGGTGATCTCCTACGACTATACCGTGCTGGCCGGTACCCAGGGCCACATGAACCACAAGAAGATCGACCGCATGCTCGGCCTGGTCGAGCAATGGCGGATGCCGCTGGTATTCTATGGCGAAGGCGGCGGCGGCCGCCCGGGCGACACCGACCGGCTTGGCATGACCGGCCTCGACGGGCCGTCATTCGTTCAGTTTGCGAAGCTCTCCGGCCTGGTGCCGGTCGTGGGCGTGGTGTCCGGCTATTGTTTCGCCGGCAACGCCGCGATGCTGGGCTGCTGCGACGTCATCATTGCGACGAAAAATGCGTCGATCGGCATGGGCGGCCCGGCGATGATCGAAGGTGGCGGTCTCGGCGTCTACCATCCTGCGGAAGTCGGGCCGGTGTCGTTTCAGGCGCCGAACGGCGTCATCGACATTCTCGTCGAGGACGAGGAGGAAGCCACCAGCGCCGCGCAGAAATACCTGTCTTACTTTCAGGGCTCAGTTGCCTCATGGAAGGCGCCGGATCAGCGCCTGCTGCGGCGCGCCATCCCCGAAAATCGCCTGCGGGTCTATGACATCCGTACGGTCATCGATCTCCTCGCGGATGAAGGATCGGTGCTCGAGATTCGCCGGGATTTCGGCGTCGGCATGATCACCGCCTTCATTCGTATCGAAGGCAAGCCGTTCGGACTGATCGCCAACAACCCGAAGCACCTCGGCGGCGCGATCGATGCGCCGGCAGGGGACAAGGCTGCGCGCTTCATGCAGCTCTGCGATGCCTTCGACATTCCGATCGTGTCGCTGTGCGATACGCCGGGCTTCATGGTGGGACCCGAGGCCGAGAAGACGGCGATCGTGCGCCACGTCGCCCGCATGTTCGTGACCGGGGCCAGTCTGACCGTGCCGCTGTTTGCCGTCGTGCTGCGCAAGGGCTATGGCCTGGGCGCGCAATCCATGATCGGCGGCGGTTTCCACGCCTCCTTCTTCACGGTGGCGTGGCCGACCGGCGAGTTCGGCGGCATGGGCCTGGAGGGCTATGTCCGGCTTGGCTTCCGCAAGGAAATGGAAGCGATCCCTGATCCCGTCGAGCGGGAGAAATACTACCAGGCCAAGGTTGCCGAGCTCTACGCCAACGGCAAGGCGACCTCGATCGCGTCCGTCCTCGAGATCGACGAAGTCATCGATCCCGCCGAGACCCGCCGCTGGATCATGGCCGGCCTCAATTCCGTGCCGAAGCCCGAACCGCGCGGCCACCGCAAGCGGCCCTGCATCGACGCCTGGTAGCATAGCGAGCCTCTTCAGGCTTGCTGTGCCGATGAAGTCTGTCGTGAGGGCAGATTTCCGTCAGGACTGCCAGCATCGCTGCAGACGCGTCCGTTCGCGTGCGATCTCGAAAATTGCGTCGTCGATCTGACATCGGCGGATGGTCATTTCGCGCAGTCAGGGGCGGATGTCGTCATTTCAGATGGAACCAGTATCATCGCGACGTTGCAGAACGTCTCGCTTGCCGCCCTTCATGCCAACGACTTCATGTTTTCGTGATCCGTGGCCCGAAAAGGCTTCGCTGCCGCCTCAAGGGGCGGCAGCTTTTTTCTGGGTGCTGAGATTGTTTTGGCTTCACCAGTAGGCCGCCCTGCGGGATTGCGAGGCCATCACCTGATTTGCGTCAGTTGAGCGGACGCCAGTATCAATTTTATACAATACGACGCCATGTGCCAGGGCAATGCCGGCGATGGCGCATATCAGTAAGATTCGATTCAACACGATTCGCTCCTCTGGAATAGCGGAGCCACAGATAGGTTTCGATCGGCTCGTCGTCCTCCCCCATTCGAACGAAATCCGATTACAATATTTTGATCCGCGGGCGAGGTTGACACGGCGGCCGCCTGCCGCCGTGTCAAGCAAGTATCCGGAAGGAGAGGGGTCAGTTCGCCAGCGGCGTGGAGAAGCCTGCAACGAGCTTGACCAGATCGGCCTGGCGGCCGACGCCGGTCTTTTCGAACAACCGGCTGAGGTGGGTCTTGACGGTGGTGGCTGCAACGCCGAAAGACGCGGCCACCTCGGGAACGCCGCCGATGTCGACGATGGCAAGCAGGACGCGCAGCTCGGTAGGCGTCAGCTTGTACATCTCGCCGATGACCTCGGCAGGCGAGGACTCGAGAGCGGCCTTTCGGACGAACAATGCGGCGACCGCATTGTAGGCAAGGCTGGCGCCGCGCCGCGCACCGGAGGTCAGCGGCAACACATGGGCGATGTAGCGTTCGCCATTATGCGCGGTCAACGGCAGCGCTGTCCCCTTGACGCCGAGAACGGTGTCACCCGCGCTCGCGGCGACGAGGATATCGCGCAAGGCTGCGTTGGTCGCCGCGTCGCCGGCGACAAGCTGTCCGCAGGCGGTTTTGCGGAGGAAATCGGTGGCCTCAAGAAGGGCGCCGCCGGCGGAGTTGGCATGGACAATGCGGCCGCTGGCGTCGACCAGGACCATGCCGGCACTCAGCCCATCGAAGATATCCGTAAAGCATATCGCCTCGGCTTCCTTGTGATGGATGGTCTTGCCGATCAGCAGCGCACGACGCACGTGGGGAATGACGAGCGCCATGCGATGGCGCATTTGGTCATCGACCAAGCCGCTCGTCTCCTGCCGCGCAACGCTGAGGAACGTGCAGCTCGTCGCCGACTTATCGATCACCGCGCTCGCAATGTCGCCCCAGCCATGCGGCCGCGCCCACTCGCGATAGAAGCGGCCGCGGCGAAATTCATCATAGGGCACGAGATCTTCCGCGCTTACGATCTGATCGATGCCGGCGGACATCGGATCCGCCGTCGAATCGAGCTTCGGATAGCTCTCCGAATAGGCCTGCAGGGTCTCGGGATCATTCCCGATGTAACAGTAGAGATTCTCGGAATCGTTCAGGGCATGTTTCGATAGGAGGCTGCCCGAATGGCCACCGGTAAAGCCGGCAATTCTGTCGAGAACATCGGTTCGTAGGTCGGGGTCGAATACGGCGTCATAGATATCGCCGATCAGTGCGGAAAGCTGCTTTCTATCATCCATTATTAGTTGTCCCAGGGAAAATGACGTGGAAGGAAATAACGGTCGCGTCCCGTCGCCGAGACATTACGATTCAGTGGCATTTCCGTGGCAGGTCAAGCCGGGCACGTCATTGCGTGGCGCAAAACGGCTAGGCGACGCTTCAAATTAACGTGTCGGTGTGGGAGCTGGATTCTCCAGACGCGACGGCATCCTCCAATCGGAGGAGGCGGAGATCCGTTCAAGAAATCGTAATCGCTTGTCGTCTGACCGAATGACGACCGGGAGCCGGCTGGACTCTATGTTCGAGGGATACGCAACATAGCAAGCGAGGCAGGCCGATGCACGCATACAGCAACGAAGCTACGCGGTCATCCGAGCCGATGGTGGTCGCAACGCGACGGAGCGGGCGGAAGCGGCGAATCCTTTCCCGGCTGCGCAGTTTCGGACGCTTCGCTGGATCACGCATGAGCGGGATATGGACAGGTCTGATCAGGGCGCTTCATGACTCGCGACGCCGGTCGGCGGTGGGCATAATGGCGCAGTACCGGCATCTCATCCAGGACGATAGTTGTGCCGATTGCAAGGGGCCTCAGACCCGGTCGTCCGATTTTGCAGAGCGATAACGCGATGCCGTGGCGACCTTGTTTCGTGCTGGCGGCCCTGATGGTCATCTTCGCATTCGCGCATATACTGACGCTGCAAAGACTAAATGCAATGCAGAATGAGAACCCGACTGCGGTCGGCAGGCTGGCTGACTAAATCCCGCCGGGTGCACACCGCCCGCTGCGCCCGGAATCCTGCCTAGAGGGGCAATCCGACGCTGTGCAGCGCATCGAAAACCCGGTCGCAATAGGATTGCGGCAGCGGTGGCAGACCTTGTTGCACGTCAGTGATGGTCAGCTCCGGGTAGTCCTCCCGCAGCGCAGTTACGCTGCGGCGGGCTTCGGATTCATCCCCGATCAGTACATAAGCGGGACACATGGTGCGGTGGATCCAGGTCGCCGACGGATGCTCGGTTAGCGCGCGTTGCTGCCAATGGGCGGCTTCCGAATAGCGCCCGGACTCGAAATGGGCGCAGCCGATCCCAACCATGCTGTTGAAGGCGAGACTGTCATGGGGCGCGAGGTCGAGCGCTATCTTGAACCGCTCGATCCCCGAGTCCGCGTCGCCGTTGTAAACGTCGATCCATCCGCTGCGGCTCCAGGCCCAGGCGGAACCGCCGTCGATCGAGAGCGCCTTGCGGATGATCAGATTCGCGGCATCGAGGTCGTGCAGGAAGGTGAGGGCGTTGCCCAGCACGGCAAGCACGGTGGCGTCCCCGCCAAGACTTTGCGCCTTCCGTGCCAGTTCAGCGCTTCGCGCGCGGTCTTCGGTCGGAGTCGTGGCGAAGTGATAGACCACGCGCTGCCCATATGCCCATGCCGCGAGCGCGGTCGCCAGTGCATGACCGGGGTCGCGTTTCATCGCCCGTTCGAGCAAGTCCAGCGCGTACGCGTTGCCTTCGGCATTGAGCGAAAGAACGAAGGGCATCGCCCGCAGCGCCAGGTCGTGCGGACTCAGATCGGCGTCCGGCTTGCGGCCGGCGCGATCGATTTCCGCCAGGCGCAGGCATGGTTGCATCGCCGCCACGATTTTGGTGGCGAGATGCTCGTCGAGGGTGGTGTCATCTCCTGGCGGGCCATCGGACCGATGCGCGGTCAGGTGACGGCCGGTTTCGGCATCGATTAGCCGGAGGGTCAGGTGTGTTTGTCGATCCGATCCGTTGATCGTGCCCACGAGATGGTAGCGCGCCGCGCCGGGTTGACGGGTAACGATGGCGCCGGCCCGGTTCAGCGCAGTGGTGAGCTCATCGGCGATACTGCGCGCGATGCCGCCGTGTTCCGGGGCGGCGTCGATCGGGCCGAGCGCGACCATGGGCTGGTCGCGGCTGGAGACGAAAGAGGCAGGCATCGCCGAGAGCGCATCGTTGAAGACGGCCTGCCGCTTCAAGGTCTGCGACGGCGTTTCGCCGAACTGGCGGCGATAGTCGACGGAAAACCGCCCGAAATGCGGGAAGCCGCAACGCAGGGCGACATCCATCACCTTGGCGTCGGGCAGGCCCTGCAGCAGTTCGCGGCGCGCGCTCTCGAACCGGACGTCGCGGAGGGCGGCGCGGGGCGTCTTGCCGAGAAACAGCCGGAATTGCCGCTGCAGCGTACGGCTGGACAAGCCCGCCGCCCCGGCCAGTTCGGTCACGCTCCAGTCGCGCCCGGGATTGCCGCGCATGGCATCAAGCGCGCGGCGGACGCCGCGCGGCAGCGGCGCCGAGTTCGAAGTTCCGTGGGCGCATGCATTCATGGAGACACTCCGGCGATATGACTGTGAACACCGATGGCGGTGAAAAATTTCATATTCGGGATAGCCCTGTCGCGAACTGGATAGAGACGGGATGCCTCTTGGACTAGGTCTGCGGAACCGGGATTAGGTTCAGCTCAGGAGCAATTTTAGCGACAAGGGTCTGATCCCGATCTGCGGAACATTGAGCATTGCGGGCAGCGCCGATTGCGGCGAGCCAAAAGCACCAGCATCACCATCAAACTTGAACGGAGAAACAGTCATGGTTGCATCCACGGCAGTGCAGGACACCCAGCCCAGCCCAGTCGATCTGGGGGCTCTCAAAACACGCCAGCAAGGCGCCTGGTCTTCCGGCGATTATGCGGTGGTCGGAACCACGCTTCAGATCGTCGGCGAGGAACTGTGCGAAGCCCTCGATCTTCACGCCGGGCAGAAGGTTCTCGATGTCGCCGCCGGTAACGGCAACGTCACGCTCGCCGCGGCCCGCCGCTGGTGCGACGTGGTATCGACGGACTATGTGCCGAGCCTGCTCGAACGCGGCCGGCTCCGCGCCACGGCCGACGGTTTGTCGATCGAGTTCAAGGAAGCCGACGCGGAGGCGCTGCCTTTTGCCGATGGCAGCTTCGATGCGGTGGTCTCGACCTTCGGCGTCATGTTCACGCCCGACCAGGACAAGGCGGCGGCGGAATTGCTCAGGGTATGCAGGAGCAAGGGCAAGATCGGCCTCGCCAACTGGACGCCCGAAGGCTTCATCGGGCAGCTGTTCAAGACGCTTGGCAAGTACTTGCCACCGCCGGCCGGTGCGAAGTCGCCCGCGTTGTGGGGGACCCGGGCACGGATTGCGGAAATGTTCGGACCTTCAGCCCTCGTCATCGAGGCCGAGCCACGCAACTTCGTGTTCCGCTACCGGTCGCCGGAGCACTTCATGGAGATCTTCAAGAGCTATTACGGCCCGATACTCAAGGCCTTCGCCGCACTCGATGCCGCCGGCCAGCAGGGGCTGCGAAACGACCTGCTCGCGCTGATCGGGCGGATGAACCGCGCCGAGGACGGCACGATGGTCGTTCCGAGCGAATACCTCGAAATCGTGATCGCCAGGCGCTGATCCGGCTTTCTCCTGGCGAGGAAGTTCGCGCAGGCCGGCCGCCGGGCATCCGGCGGCCTTGCCTCGGCGCAATGCCATCCGCAGAGCTTGTCCGTTCTTGAAGGAATTGCTCGGACCATGATCGAAGATTCGCACGGATGCATCGACTACGACGAATCCGGAGAGGGCCGGACCGTCGTGCTGGTGCCGGGATCATGCAACACCGGCGCCGCCTGGCGGCC
The genomic region above belongs to Bradyrhizobium sediminis and contains:
- a CDS encoding ABC transporter substrate-binding protein, whose amino-acid sequence is MTRVKMWTTRREAMALLSGAVAGIALGGNAHAQGTPKRGGVLRISAPTNPSSLDPATGGAGSDHAFLFTMYDTLTEWDFETLKPKPGLAESWSFTDPTTFVINIRQGVTFHDGTPLDAEAVKFNLERNKSDPKSNIKADLATMASAAVTGPMQVTLKLNAPDAALPGILSDRAGMMVSPTALKASAAGNVARTPVGAGAYTFVSWADGERIVVKRNEKYWKANRPYPDGIEFAIIPELTTGVRSVTAGQNDLIYQLPPRQKVVVERSNNLKIFNGPTLYVFQIFLNWAKPPFDDIRVRKAFNLAIDRESFVKAALAGLAEPAYMNLPKSHWAYDKSVAALTPYDPDRARKLLAEAGFKEGTMIEFVGYPDQDSVQRQEILIEQLRKVGIGVRFLNAPIAEASAAFFGAEKRGSGLLAAWTGRPDPSLTYSLMFTKDAYYNGGRGAVPAELEAAIKESRASEDIQIRSKAFATVQRLVMENAFVVPLAFQFELVAMNKKVQGYRPNLLGKPKYDDVWLES
- a CDS encoding ABC transporter permease, with translation MARRSPAKVIGSRLLQALPVILLATFMVFSLLKLVPGDIAVTLAGDNASDVRIAEIRKIYGLDRPFMVQYGSWLGNAVQGDLSQSLLTGEKVAVSISRAFPNTLLIVAIALLLALLTGIPMGIVAAIKPNGWVDKLVSMVASLGVAIPGFWLAMILVAEISLRLNWLPATGAKSFAVSPWEAIRHALLPGIAIAAYGMAEVARQLRGSLLEVLSSQYVRTLHAKGLSMARILWQHGLKNVSVNLFTIISLLVNRMLAATVVIEAVFAIPGLGSLIVRGAIQRDFPIVQGVVFTMVIVVILVNLIADLLCAAVDPRIEQ
- a CDS encoding ABC transporter permease — its product is MSDLVLRGQPRPATVTPLRRFFSWLASDLRAALAIVVLLGLVIVAVGAPWIAPYSPTAQDINNMLAAPGPGHLLGTDDLGRDIFSRLIYGAPATVYASLLAVSVAVAIGLPVGLAAGFFGGWTDDIISRVIDTFLSFPAIVLAIAVTGALGIGLTNGMIAVGIVMFPALARIVRARTLIVRQELYVDASRCFGAPAWHILWKHVLPNSLQPVIVQVTLLLAAALLAEASLSFLGLGIQPPNPSWGAMLARAYQYMEIAPEQMYAPGLAILVISLAFNALGESLRIVLDPTMKDR
- a CDS encoding carboxyl transferase domain-containing protein; its protein translation is MPFHRLLIANRGEIAIRIARAAGETGLATVAIYPSDDALSLHVRAADEAHEIPGRGARAYLDVEAVIAAAKAANCDALHPGYGFLSENSLLARRCAEQGIVFVGPSPEALDLFGDKIEAKRLARRCGLPVIEGTTGPTTLEEAKAFFASLGAGAAIMIKAVAGGGGRGMRFVEDAAKLEEAYARCQSEAKAAFGNSNVYVERLIRKARHIEVQIIGDHYGAISHLWERECTVQRRNQKLIEVAPSPSLSDGLRTRIIDAAKALAAAAHYDNLGTFEFLVDGETTVGDPAFAFIEANPRLQVEHTVTEEVLGVDLVKSQLAVAAGATLASLGLAQSAVPAPRGFAMQLRINMEVMDEKGATKPTGGTLAVFDPPSGPGVRVDTFGYAGYKTSAAFDSLLAKVIVHSPAASWPDVVQKAARALREFRIGGVATNIPFIQAVLAHPDFAANRIATDFIDTHVAALVSATTEIARPLFFAAGEAAPSRKVEEPAAGPAGSVPVAAPLQGTIVAIEVSEGDLVRPGQQIAILESMKMEHLVAAPHGGKVTKIGAASGATLMHGETILFLEPAEIEGGEVEEEAAIDLDHIRPDLADLIARHAITLDENRPAAVERRRKTNQRTARENISQLVDEGSFVEYGSLAIAAQRRRRKLDDLIRNTPADGLIAGVATVNADKFGVQGARCMVISYDYTVLAGTQGHMNHKKIDRMLGLVEQWRMPLVFYGEGGGGRPGDTDRLGMTGLDGPSFVQFAKLSGLVPVVGVVSGYCFAGNAAMLGCCDVIIATKNASIGMGGPAMIEGGGLGVYHPAEVGPVSFQAPNGVIDILVEDEEEATSAAQKYLSYFQGSVASWKAPDQRLLRRAIPENRLRVYDIRTVIDLLADEGSVLEIRRDFGVGMITAFIRIEGKPFGLIANNPKHLGGAIDAPAGDKAARFMQLCDAFDIPIVSLCDTPGFMVGPEAEKTAIVRHVARMFVTGASLTVPLFAVVLRKGYGLGAQSMIGGGFHASFFTVAWPTGEFGGMGLEGYVRLGFRKEMEAIPDPVEREKYYQAKVAELYANGKATSIASVLEIDEVIDPAETRRWIMAGLNSVPKPEPRGHRKRPCIDAW
- a CDS encoding helix-turn-helix transcriptional regulator, which translates into the protein MDDRKQLSALIGDIYDAVFDPDLRTDVLDRIAGFTGGHSGSLLSKHALNDSENLYCYIGNDPETLQAYSESYPKLDSTADPMSAGIDQIVSAEDLVPYDEFRRGRFYREWARPHGWGDIASAVIDKSATSCTFLSVARQETSGLVDDQMRHRMALVIPHVRRALLIGKTIHHKEAEAICFTDIFDGLSAGMVLVDASGRIVHANSAGGALLEATDFLRKTACGQLVAGDAATNAALRDILVAASAGDTVLGVKGTALPLTAHNGERYIAHVLPLTSGARRGASLAYNAVAALFVRKAALESSPAEVIGEMYKLTPTELRVLLAIVDIGGVPEVAASFGVAATTVKTHLSRLFEKTGVGRQADLVKLVAGFSTPLAN
- a CDS encoding helix-turn-helix domain-containing protein — translated: MNACAHGTSNSAPLPRGVRRALDAMRGNPGRDWSVTELAGAAGLSSRTLQRQFRLFLGKTPRAALRDVRFESARRELLQGLPDAKVMDVALRCGFPHFGRFSVDYRRQFGETPSQTLKRQAVFNDALSAMPASFVSSRDQPMVALGPIDAAPEHGGIARSIADELTTALNRAGAIVTRQPGAARYHLVGTINGSDRQTHLTLRLIDAETGRHLTAHRSDGPPGDDTTLDEHLATKIVAAMQPCLRLAEIDRAGRKPDADLSPHDLALRAMPFVLSLNAEGNAYALDLLERAMKRDPGHALATALAAWAYGQRVVYHFATTPTEDRARSAELARKAQSLGGDATVLAVLGNALTFLHDLDAANLIIRKALSIDGGSAWAWSRSGWIDVYNGDADSGIERFKIALDLAPHDSLAFNSMVGIGCAHFESGRYSEAAHWQQRALTEHPSATWIHRTMCPAYVLIGDESEARRSVTALREDYPELTITDVQQGLPPLPQSYCDRVFDALHSVGLPL
- a CDS encoding class I SAM-dependent methyltransferase, which encodes MVASTAVQDTQPSPVDLGALKTRQQGAWSSGDYAVVGTTLQIVGEELCEALDLHAGQKVLDVAAGNGNVTLAAARRWCDVVSTDYVPSLLERGRLRATADGLSIEFKEADAEALPFADGSFDAVVSTFGVMFTPDQDKAAAELLRVCRSKGKIGLANWTPEGFIGQLFKTLGKYLPPPAGAKSPALWGTRARIAEMFGPSALVIEAEPRNFVFRYRSPEHFMEIFKSYYGPILKAFAALDAAGQQGLRNDLLALIGRMNRAEDGTMVVPSEYLEIVIARR